The DNA window GCTATCACTTTTACCGCCGTTGAAGTTCAGATCGCCAAGCCCGTTCTTAAAATGCGACTCTTCGAGCACCGCATAATAATATTTCCCGTCGACCGGATGGATTGCAAGTTTATCCAGACCGCTGAGCACATGCGTGCCGCCGAGGAATAGCTGATCTCCTTTTCGCTCTGCCGGCTGATACGTAAGATCTCCGGTGCCACTGAAATCCTGCACGTCGATGATCTTGCGCTTCCCTTCCGAGGTTTTGAGCAAACCTTCGATGCCCGGATCGACGCCGTCGTCGAGAACAGCGACGATCGTCCCGCGACCGTCGTATGTCGGGTGCTGCTTGATGAACTCATCCACTCCGCACGCACCGAGTGAAAGGAAACTCCAGGAGTTTTGTCGTTCCATCGAGGTCGTTGAGGCCGTGGCGGTCGCGACCGTATCCTGCGACAGCGTCGGTCTGCGTTTTGCGCCGGTTTGAGCAAATGTAACAGAAGCATATACCGCAAGCAGCAGCGCGCACACTGACAGCAATGAAAAACGACTCATCGGATAACGAAGCGTGAAATGAATAGATGTACTGCAACACACGAGCGGTACAGAATGCTTCCGTCCTGTATTATTGGAACCATTGGAGACCACCCAACGGTATTGAGATGATAGTATCATTTCCATCTACTCTATTTAATACCATGATCCGATCGTTTGTTACTGCCATTGTAGTGTTGTTCTGTGTCCAGTCTGCCGTTGCACAACAGCTTGTCGGTGCGTCGGCATCGTCGACAGCTCCAATCCCGATGCTTGGGGCGTTTCATGCCGCAGCGTCACAGGCGCATGCGCCGACGTCGCCGTTGAGTACAATGGACATTCACTATTTCGATCCCTCGCTTCCAACATACGATTGGATCGGCGGAGCGAACTACGGAGGGATCGTTTCACTCATGCTCGGCGAGCGTATCACCCTGCCCACGACGGACCAGGGATATGTCGACTCCGTCTCGATTGTCATCGACAGTCTGCAAAGCGATAGTGTTGCGGTCCTGCTGATGCCGGACACACTCTTCGAGACCTCGGGCGGTGCATACCATTTGATCGACATCTTCAGCGGCAATTCGGAGTATGCTGCCGTACCACTCTACCGCCAGCAACTTAATCTTGGCGGCGAGACGGTCGTCCACTTCGATCATGTTCAGGTACCGAAGGAATTCTTTATCGTTGTCGTCACCGACGCACAACTTAACTCGGGTGTAGTGTACGCAACGTGGGTACGTGGTGATCTAGAAGCGACACGAACGCGCACGGCCGAGAATACACGTTCGGCAATGGTCGGACTGTTCAACGGACAATTCTATTCACTGGTGCTCGACAGTACCTTCATCCCCACTGGACAAACCCAGGTTGCATTCTCGAATTTATATGCTCGCGCCTTCGTCAGCAACGAAGATCGCGGCGTCTCGACAGGCTCGTCGAGTGCGTCGGCGATCACGGTTTCCCCGAACCCGGCGACATCGACGATCACAGTGTCAAACATCGAGGGGACGGGTAGCACAAGCACGATCGAAGTATACGATCTGCTCGGCCGCACGGTGCTCTCCAAGGTTGCGATGGGCAACACGGCGAAGCTCGATGTTCGCGCGATACCGAACGGCACATACCGTATGGTCGTGCGAAACGGTGATGCCGTGCGCTCGACTACGCTCGTCGTCGCGCACTAACACGTTCACCGTAGCGCACAATCGTGAACATCCCGTGCGCCTCGGTCTGCTGACCGGAGCGCACGGTGAAGTAATAGGGGCCCTCTGCCATCATCGATGCCGAAGATATTGGCACCGAACTCACGGAAGTGACTCCCACATTCGGGTCCATCTACCACAATAAACTTCTGGGGGATACCGCGCTACGCCTCACGTAGAAAATCATTGCCTTTAGGTAGTGACCATGCAGGTAGAGATCGGCACGTTCATCTGCCGAAAAGCACCGATCGAGTTTCGACCCGCTCACCTTCGCGCAACCGCACGTAATATGTGCCGTACGGCAACTCGTTGCGAGAAAGATCATACTCATAGATCCCCGGACCAATATCGAACGGATCTTCGGAGCGAACCGTACGGCCGAGTTCGTCGAACAACTCGATGCTCACCCGACTTTGTTCATCGACCTGAAACCGAAGCGTGCACGTTGTTGCCGCGGGGTTCGGGAAACACCCTTGGATCATCGTACGAGACGGCGGAGGATTATCGTCCGGGATAACAACCAATTGTTCCGGAAACGAATCGACACTGACGAATACGCCGCTCACGTCCGACCCCGCATACAAATGTGCCGAAGGATCGAAGCAGAGCGAGAGGATATTCATCGTGCTCAACCCAATGCTGTACGGCATCCAGTCTTTCATGGCGAGGTTTCGTAGATAGACCCCGCTATCGGTCGCCGCAACGATAGTCCCGTTCGGTGCCTCGATGAGTGCGTTGATTTTTCGATGCTCAATTCCGACATTCCACGGCGACCAGGTGGAGCCGTTGTCGACAGACTTGTATGCTCCGGTTCGATCCGTTGCGGCATACACAGTACCGAGTGAGGACACCAAGAAGCGCACAACATTTCCTGCGCCACTTCCAACAGATTTCGCGACCACTTTCCAGTGCACGCCAAGGTCGCTGCTCTGGTAGATCGTATCCTTGCCAGCGACGACAAGATTGCCACCAGGCAGCAACGCGATCGCATGGAGCGTGTCGTTCGCGATCCCACGGTTATACCGGTTCCACGTCATACCGCTATCGGTCGAACGCAGGACACCAGCATCCGGGGAAGCAGCAAACACCATTCCATTCGGATGAACGAGAATGTCATCGATCACTGCCGGAGGATTAATCCATCGCTTACTAACGCGTCCGATAGGACCCACGGAGTATAGCAAAGTCCAGTCGGTGCCGCCGATGAACCGTTGCTGTGAGTCGAGTGCCATACATCGGGGCGGCGATAGGTACGACCCCTCATATAACGAATCGTTTGTATGCCACGTCGTTCCTTGGTCTGACGTAGACCACACACTCGCACTGTCACCGGCAAATGCATACACGGTGCCTTTCTTGTCCGACATCAGCGCCCAGACCGGGTCGATCGGTGGTGTTATTCGTGAGATCCGGCTCACGGGGTTCGTTTCGATCCGACGCAAGCCACCAATTCCATAGCCGAGAAATGAGCCATCGGCACCTCCGGTCAAGATTCGCATATCCGAACGACGCACACCGTATGGCACATCAGTGATTTCTGCAAACGTGCGGTTAGTGTCGGTACTCTGCCAATAGCTATGCAGCGGCCCAGCCTCGCTGGCCTCCGAGATCATGATTCCCGTTGGTCCAGCAAACGGGTTTTCGTGCTGGAACACAATCGTATCCCATGTCAGTCCGTTGTCGGTAGACCTAAGACCGCTGATAGACGAGGCACTTCCAATAAGACTCCCGTCGGGCCATGGCGTAATCTGTCCAATATACTTGCCCTGCTTCGCAGGACGAAACCACGAGATACCGGAGTCATTGGATACGTATGATGTCCTATCCCAAATACTGGAGCGAACGGCCTCCGCGAGAAGAACCCCGCGCGAAGATGATGTCAATCGTGCCAGAGGCGCGTTCATTTGCGGCGAATCGATCGTCGTCCAAGTCATGCCATCATCATGCGATCCAACCAGGCCTCGGAGCGAGTCCACTCCAAAGAGTGACCCATTCGCGCCTTGCCAAATCTGCATGCCGGCAAGCGGCAGATGTCGCCACGTCAACCCATTATCATCTGAATAAAGGATTGCACCGCGTCGAAACTGATTCAAATACCAGTAATCAAATGCTGCGAGCGAGTCCGCGATGACCCTCCCAGAAGGCTGGGAGAATATGGTGGTCAGGAGACCCGGAGTACGTCGAACCAGTGTCCATGTCCTTCCACCATCGCTCGAACTGTGGAAGACGGTCTCGCTTGTGGGATGGACCGCAGCAGCGATGATCTCACTATTCGGAGTGATGGTGTAACCACCCAACTCATACGCGTCAATCTCCCCTCCCGGCCCACTGGTTTGCCGCCATTGCGCATGCAGCGGTACCGACAGCACCAGGATCGCTGTGCACACCCAAAGCCGGAATCCGTCTCGCATACTCATGCGAGGATAATAACCTCGACGGACCAGAATGGTTACAGGCCTCTTCGTTCTACTTCCGGATTACGATCGGTGTCGTCACGGACCGGCCATCGGGAGTTCTAACTTCGACGTAGTACGCACCATCATGTAGCGACGCTGTGCTCACTTCTATCGTCGACATCTCCGCCGACACGTGCTCGTGTTGCGTCAGCACGACCCGACCGAGACAATCCTGCACCCGCACATCGACCACACCGAAACCTGAAGAACTGAGATTGATCTTGAATGCGGATGCAGCAGGATTCGGGTAGAGTTCACATGTCTCACCGCTGCGTGAATTGTGTTCAGCCCCGACCAAAGACTGGTCCGTCGCCGTGGCAACAAGTTCGACGGTCGATACAGCTTCGGGTGCATTCGTATAGATATAGAGCATCGCATGCGATGTCCCATACGTCTGCGGATGAGCGCTGACGGTAAAGCTCAACGGTTTTCCGTCCGAGACGGTGAATGGGAATGGCAGTGGATTCGCGATTGAAAAATCGCCTGTTTGTCCGGCGTCCGCTATGAGCCTCACGCCATAGACTTCGAGCGGGTTAGAACCCTTCGATGCGATGATGCCGTCAAGTATCGTATCTCTCGTGGTGCCAAGCGGCGCTCGGGGAAATGTAATCTGACCGATCGTTTGCGTGATCGTCGGTGCATCGGCAGGAATGATCTTGTTGAAGGTCTGCACACTTCGGAACACACCGCTACCGTCGGTACCGGCATAGATGCGACCTGCATTATCGCGGCAGAGCGACAGGACGTTTGGAGCAGTGATGCCGAGATTATACGGGATCCAACTGCTGCCTGCTGCTGTGTCGAGGAAAAAGACGCCAGCCTCCGTCCCCGCGAATACTTTCCCCGAGGGTGTCGCAAGGAGCGTGTTGACGTTCTTCGCGGTGAAGCCTGTTGCCTTTTGATTCCACGTCGCGCCGTTATCGGTCGACCAATATATACCGGCGTTCTGCACTCCTGCGATGATCGCTCCTTGTGCGTTCACCACAAGCGACGTGACGTTACCTGCCGTCGCAGGCAAGTTTGCGTTCAGCGAACTCCATGTGAGTCCGTCATTCGTTGAATAATAGATACTCGCGTTCGAGCCGACAAATACATCACCGTTCGGCGCGACCGCAAGCGAATAGAGATTTTGTGTCGGCATACCGGAAGTAAGCTGATCCCACGTCGCTCCGCGATCGGTCGAACGGAAGATTCCTTCGGTGGAGGAAGAAACGAAAATATCGCCGTTGAAGCGGACGGCAATGCCGGAGATTAGACCGCTGGTGAGTGACGGTGAAGCAGTATTCCAAGTCTGAGCATCATCCGCCGACAACAGCACACTGCCACCAGATCCAACGAGAATATCTCCGGAGGAATCTGTAGCCGCCGCCGTACTGACCACATGTGATTTGACGATCTGCCAGGAAGTTCCTTGATCACTACTCCAAGCTGGAAAACCACCACCCTGTCCGTCGATATCGAAAGCTACTATCTTCGCTGTTCGAGTAGCGGTCAGTGAATTGATCATACCATTTGCACCGGATACGACCGTCGGCGCTGAGGGCGGTTGAAACCGATACAAAGTACTACCATCTCTGAGGAGAAAGCTCCTACTCCCTTCCGAGGCCGTTGCTCCCCAGACCGGAGCGAGAGTCTCTTTGATCCATGTTTTGCCAAAGTCCGTTGTCAGCCAGGTGAAGAGACCTCTCGCCATCAGTGCTCCACCATTTCGGTCAACGACGATTCCTTGGATCTCTTGATTGATAAATTGGGAATCGGCTACCCAAGTCCGCCCCTGATCGGTAGACTTACAGAGCGAACGATACGAGAACATATTGGCCAAAAAGAGCGACCCATCTTGCATCTCTATGATAGGTAATGGATACGATAGTATAGGGGGAAGCCCGTTTACAACCTTGCTCCAACTGATCCCATTGTCAGTCGAGCGGTACATATATTGGGCAATCACAATTAACACGCCGCCAGAAGTGCTGTAGAATTGTGTTGGCGGTTCAGTTACACCGGTAAGTGTAAACGGCGTCCAAGTCTTCCCATCGTCTATCGAACGGAGGTACCCCTGATCGCCGGCAAAGAGCAGAACGCCATTCGCGCCTTGCCAAATGCGGCCGCCTGTCACAGCCAGCCCCGTCCAAGTAATCCCTTCGTCATCCGAGGCATAAATGCTATCGGCTGTATTGCCTCCAATAATTCGATGTGAAATGAGTAGTCTTCCACTTGGTTGAATCATCAGTCGATAGAGGTTACCGATTGTTCCTCCTGAAGGAAGCGTCTCCCACGTGAGCCCGGCATCGGTCGACCTCATTAGACCTCGTCCACAGATAAAGAGATGCCCTTGTGTGTTGACAACGATCGAATTGATCCCATCCGTCCCCACCCCATTCGTCTGCTGCCACAATTGGGCATTGGAGGATTGAGCGGCCAGCAGGACTGCCAGGAAAGCGAAGACGGGAAGAATATGCTTCATCGGAGTAACAGCTTGTTGTTGTGTGTCTGAACGAGAAACTGCCAACCCCCACCGAAGTTACATTCGTAGTTGCGGAATTCTTTTCGCAGCCGTCCTCTTGAAAGGGATATGAGAAAACTATTCGTATTGACCGCATTGGTTGCCGCGATCGCGCTGAGTTCCTGCGGACCGGATGTACGCATTGTCACATTCGACACGAAGCCGCAAGGATTTTTCAAAGGAGACAGCGTGAAGCTCTATTGGGTCGTCGAACATGCCGACGAAGTGACGCTCGACGGAGTGCCTGTAAACAAGGATTCCGGTTGGGTAAAAGTCAGGTTCGACACGACCCGCACCTATATTCTCAATGCGAAAAACGGACACTCGGAGCGGACCAATAAGATGCACGTGGTGTCGCAGAACTGAGCATTGAAGATTGAGATAGGGTGCAACCACAATTTCATCGAATGTCATTGCGGGGAAGTCGCGAAGCGACGACGAAGCAATCTAAGAACGTGAAGAAGCACCTGTTTCAGGTTCGTAGATTGCTTCGTTCGGGCAAAAGACCTCTTCGCAACGACGGACGGTTGCTTATCAATGTTTCAATTCTCAATTCCCGACTATCCGAAATTCCACTCGCCGGTTCGTTGCTCTTCCCTCTTCGGTTGCGTTGGATTCAAGCGGACGTTCGGAGCCGTATCCGTGCGCTTCGAGGCGGTTCGATGCGACTGTTTGTGAGATAAGATAATCGACCACCGCTTCTGCACGAGCTTCCGAGAGCTTCTTGTTATGTTCTGCCGAGCCGGTCGAATCGGTATATCCTTCGATCGCGACGCGGATCGACTGGTCCCCTTTCATCACATCGGCAAGGCGGTGAAGCTCGGCGAACGACTCCGGCAGCAGCGTCGCTTTGTCCGTCTCGAAGAAGATATTATTCAATCGGACAACCGCGTTTTCTTTGATCTTGACGAGTGTCAGATCCTTCGTGATAGTCGAATATGCCTTGACGGCCTTTGTATCGAAGCTCTCACTTGTCGGAATGTACCCGTGTTGCTCGGCATAGAGGCTGTACACTTCGCCGGCCGGCACTGTGATCTGAAATGCACCGGTAGCGGGGTCGCTATGTGCAAGGCCAAGCGTCTTGCCATCGGAAAGCCGTTCGTAGCGGATCGTTGCTTCGAGCGTCGCGCCGGTTTCATCATGTACTCTGCCGGAAATCAGCACAACCGGCACAATCCGTGCCGGCGCCGGTGAGCGAAAAATATCGGTTTGGTCGTCCTGACTTCTGCGCCACACATAGTATGCATACTTCCCCGCCGCGTCTTCGCTGTAATAGCTCGTGCGTCCGGGTCGGTTGATCGTGTTATCAAGATGTTCCGGTGCGGACCAATGCCGCCAACCGTCATCGAGCCGTTCTGCGCGCCACACATCGAGTTCACCGATCCCACCGGACCGGTCGCTCGAAAAATAGAGCGTCTTGCCATCGGCGGCGAGATAGGGGGTGATCTCGTTCGATCGCGAATTGATCTCGGCGCCAAGCCAGAGCGGTGTGCTCCACGTGTTCGACTTCTCGTCGAGAAAGCAGACGAACAAATCCTGCCCGCCCATCGACGAATCGTGCTGCATGCTCAAGATCAATGTCTGCTGATCCGGACCGAAGGCAAAGTCGATGACGTTTCCGCGGGCATTGAGATCGTTAATGTGAATCGGCTGTGGCACGGCCCACCCGTCCTTGGTACGATGTGTCACCATGACCCGATCCTCGGCACGTTGTGCCTCGCGAAGTTTGCCTATGAGAAAGAGTGTGTTATCATCCGGCGCAACACTCGTCACGGCAATGCCGTACCGTGAGGCGAGCTTGCCACCCTGAATGGTCGCTGTGGCGAAGCGATCTGTGCTATCGTGACGGCTGCACCAAATGTCGATCACGGTGTTGCCGTCGATGCCAACTCTGGGCCTCGCGAAATAGAGCCACTTCCCGTCGGCGGAGATAACGGGTAGTACTTCGCTCTCGGTCGGACTATTGACCGACGCGGGAAGTTTCGTGAAATTACCGCCCTGCGCAAACGTCGCGCTCGAGGAGAATGCAACGATGCCTGCGGCGGCGAGCGCAAGTAGTCGGTTTACTATAGAGTTGACGGTATGCATGCGAAGGTTCGGTAACGTCGGTGCTACGTGAACGAATCCCCATCCGTTTCATGGGAATTGTTGTCGATATGCCATCCTTGTAATTATGCTATGAGTATCATTTCGACCCGTCGCATTCTCGCACTCTGTGTTGCTGTCGTTACCGTGGTAGCCTCCGTTGGCTTCGCACAGTCCGAACAGTCATCCAGCAAGCAGACCAATCCCCGCGCAACGAAGAAGATCGTTCACAAACACCGTACGCATCGTACCTCGAAGCACGTCGCGAAGCGCTCGAAGCACACCAAGCGAGACACAGCCGAGACCGAACTGCGGCTGCACTATCCTGCTCCAAGCTCGGGTGGCGAAGAGCCCAACGGCGATTGGTACCGCAAGCGTGCGTATCCGAACGAGTTTATCGATCCGGATGCATATCCCAACGCGCTACGTGAGGCTGCTGCGCTTCCGCAGTATCGGCCTGCAGGGATTCACACCCAATCGGCCATGCAGTGGCAGCCGATCGGGCCGTTTAAGATAGGCGGACGTGTGACGTCGATCGCAACACATCCGACCGACCCGAACACGTTTTATGTAGGCGGTGCGGCCGGCGGACTCTGGAAGACAACCGATCACGGCGTATCCTGGCGCTCGCTTACCGACACATTTTCTGCAATCTCCGTCGGGTGCATCACTATCGATCCGCACGACGCGAACACGATCTATCTCGGCATGGGTGAATGCAATTCGAGCGCCGATAGCTACCCCGGCAACGGGCTCTGGCGCTCCACCGATGCCGGTGAGACGTGGACCAACCTCGGACTGACGAAGACACAGTACATCTCGAAGGTCATCGTCGATCCATCGGACCGGAACATCGTGTGGGTCTGCATCCCAGGGCCAGGCAACACCGCCGATTCGAACAGAGGTGTCTGGAAAACTACTGACTTCGGCGCAACGTGGGTGCAGTCATTGCTCGTGCGAACGGCGAAGAATAAGCTCGCCCCGTCTGTACCCGTGATCGACATGGCGATGAACCCTTCCGATCGCAACGACATCGTCGCTGCAACATGGCAGAAGGTGACAAGCGCAAGCAACGCAGTGAACGTTCCGAACACTGGACTGTGGCGTACGCGAGATGGCGGCATGACATGGAATCGTATCGATACGATCTCAGGCTCCGGCTACATCAACGGCATCACATTCAAACATGCATCACGCTCGTCACTGCTCTGGACGACCAATAGTAAAGGCGTCCCGACGCTGTACGCGCTGACATCGAAGGTCGATAAAGACCCGCTGACGGGCTACGTCCTTGCCGATAATTTCAACGTGCTCCTTCGCACGACAAATCCGGAATCCGGCTGGCAGGTCGTTCTCGACTCGTCGTTCCGAATTCCGTTCCTCGGTAATAATATTGACAGCGTCGATATCTTCAATCGTCAGGGCGGATACAATAATCTGCTTGTGGCAAACCCGCATATCCCCGACGATATCTATCTCGGCGGTATCGACATCCTCCGCTCGAGCGATGGCGGCAACACGTGGAAAGATATTTCGAATGCATATCCTCACTACTTCGCCAACGACCGGTCGCAACACTCCGACATGCATGCCCTGGCATTCACAGCGGCGATAAACGGCACCGATATCTTGAACGGGCAAGACGGCGGCGTCTTCAACACAACCGACTTCGGTCAGAATTGGACGCAGCTCAAGGGTTTGCCGATCACGATGTTCTATCACCTCGAACCATGGTACGGCGGCATGGACCACATCGCGGATCCCTTCCCTGTCGATTCGTTAAAATTCTTCGGCGGCACGCAAGATAACGGGACGGTGTCGCACGGCTTCTCGGCGAACGCCGATTGGGACTGGATCAATCGCGGCGACGGTGGCATGGCACAAAGCGATCCGAACAATCCAGCGCACATTGTGACATCGCTGCAGCTCGGGAAGATATTCTTTCGAACGACACTCGATTCGCTTCGACCAAATCTCTTTAGCGATGCTGGAAATCTCGACCCGAATGCGAAGAAGTGGTTCGATCTTTCGGCGATTGCGAAACGTCGTGGGATTACAGATTCGTCCGAATCTTGCACATTTATCCCGCCGGTCCTGCTCGATAAGCAGAACGGCCGCGATGTCTATACCGGCAAAGTGTACGTCTATAAATCGACGCTCGATTTTACCACTCCCGACAGCGGCACGGTGATCACCCGCTGGTCGCCTCAATTAGCGGGCAGCCCTGGCAATCCGAAAACGTGGTACACCGGCAGCATCGAGACGATGGCGCTCGGGCCTCGCGACAGCCACGGCAGACCGATGATCTGGGCCGCTGGAATCCTTGGCGGCGCACGTGCGGTGTGGCGTACAACGCTGAACGAATCGCTGCCGCAAGATTCGATGCCGCGGTGGATTCGCGCCGACTCGGCCGGGTTGGCGAATCTCAGTCCGAACTGGCTCGAAGCCGATCGCAGCGATTCGCTCACCGCGTTTATCTCGTTCTCCGGTTCGGCCTCTGGCCATCTGTATAAGACGATTGACGGCGGCAAACACTGGACTAATATTAGCGGGAATCTGCCAAATACATCGCTCAATGCGTTCGTGATCGATTCGCTTGCCGAGCAGGGCGATCCGCTGAAGAAGAACCAGTGCATGTTCGCCGCAACCGATGTGGGTGTATTCGTTACTACCGACGGCGGTAAAACGTGGTCGTCGATCGGTACCGGTATGCCGCATCTTGTTGTCGGTTCGCTCGCGATGTACCGCAACTGGCTTGTCGCCGGAACACACGGGCGCTCGGCATGGGCGCTTGACGTCAGCAGCATCAACGCGGAGCAGCGCAGCGTGCGGACGGAGACGGGCTCAGTAGCGTCGGTCTCGGTCACTGCGTTTCCCAATCCGGTGCGCGACCACTGCAGCGTCCGATTGAACGGCACAACCGGCCCGGTGCGCTTGACACTCT is part of the Bacteroidota bacterium genome and encodes:
- a CDS encoding T9SS type A sorting domain-containing protein — its product is MIRSFVTAIVVLFCVQSAVAQQLVGASASSTAPIPMLGAFHAAASQAHAPTSPLSTMDIHYFDPSLPTYDWIGGANYGGIVSLMLGERITLPTTDQGYVDSVSIVIDSLQSDSVAVLLMPDTLFETSGGAYHLIDIFSGNSEYAAVPLYRQQLNLGGETVVHFDHVQVPKEFFIVVVTDAQLNSGVVYATWVRGDLEATRTRTAENTRSAMVGLFNGQFYSLVLDSTFIPTGQTQVAFSNLYARAFVSNEDRGVSTGSSSASAITVSPNPATSTITVSNIEGTGSTSTIEVYDLLGRTVLSKVAMGNTAKLDVRAIPNGTYRMVVRNGDAVRSTTLVVAH
- a CDS encoding T9SS type A sorting domain-containing protein, yielding MRDGFRLWVCTAILVLSVPLHAQWRQTSGPGGEIDAYELGGYTITPNSEIIAAAVHPTSETVFHSSSDGGRTWTLVRRTPGLLTTIFSQPSGRVIADSLAAFDYWYLNQFRRGAILYSDDNGLTWRHLPLAGMQIWQGANGSLFGVDSLRGLVGSHDDGMTWTTIDSPQMNAPLARLTSSSRGVLLAEAVRSSIWDRTSYVSNDSGISWFRPAKQGKYIGQITPWPDGSLIGSASSISGLRSTDNGLTWDTIVFQHENPFAGPTGIMISEASEAGPLHSYWQSTDTNRTFAEITDVPYGVRRSDMRILTGGADGSFLGYGIGGLRRIETNPVSRISRITPPIDPVWALMSDKKGTVYAFAGDSASVWSTSDQGTTWHTNDSLYEGSYLSPPRCMALDSQQRFIGGTDWTLLYSVGPIGRVSKRWINPPAVIDDILVHPNGMVFAASPDAGVLRSTDSGMTWNRYNRGIANDTLHAIALLPGGNLVVAGKDTIYQSSDLGVHWKVVAKSVGSGAGNVVRFLVSSLGTVYAATDRTGAYKSVDNGSTWSPWNVGIEHRKINALIEAPNGTIVAATDSGVYLRNLAMKDWMPYSIGLSTMNILSLCFDPSAHLYAGSDVSGVFVSVDSFPEQLVVIPDDNPPPSRTMIQGCFPNPAATTCTLRFQVDEQSRVSIELFDELGRTVRSEDPFDIGPGIYEYDLSRNELPYGTYYVRLREGERVETRSVLFGR
- a CDS encoding T9SS type A sorting domain-containing protein, producing MKHILPVFAFLAVLLAAQSSNAQLWQQTNGVGTDGINSIVVNTQGHLFICGRGLMRSTDAGLTWETLPSGGTIGNLYRLMIQPSGRLLISHRIIGGNTADSIYASDDEGITWTGLAVTGGRIWQGANGVLLFAGDQGYLRSIDDGKTWTPFTLTGVTEPPTQFYSTSGGVLIVIAQYMYRSTDNGISWSKVVNGLPPILSYPLPIIEMQDGSLFLANMFSYRSLCKSTDQGRTWVADSQFINQEIQGIVVDRNGGALMARGLFTWLTTDFGKTWIKETLAPVWGATASEGSRSFLLRDGSTLYRFQPPSAPTVVSGANGMINSLTATRTAKIVAFDIDGQGGGFPAWSSDQGTSWQIVKSHVVSTAAATDSSGDILVGSGGSVLLSADDAQTWNTASPSLTSGLISGIAVRFNGDIFVSSSTEGIFRSTDRGATWDQLTSGMPTQNLYSLAVAPNGDVFVGSNASIYYSTNDGLTWSSLNANLPATAGNVTSLVVNAQGAIIAGVQNAGIYWSTDNGATWNQKATGFTAKNVNTLLATPSGKVFAGTEAGVFFLDTAAGSSWIPYNLGITAPNVLSLCRDNAGRIYAGTDGSGVFRSVQTFNKIIPADAPTITQTIGQITFPRAPLGTTRDTILDGIIASKGSNPLEVYGVRLIADAGQTGDFSIANPLPFPFTVSDGKPLSFTVSAHPQTYGTSHAMLYIYTNAPEAVSTVELVATATDQSLVGAEHNSRSGETCELYPNPAASAFKINLSSSGFGVVDVRVQDCLGRVVLTQHEHVSAEMSTIEVSTASLHDGAYYVEVRTPDGRSVTTPIVIRK
- a CDS encoding OmpA family protein; the protein is MHTVNSIVNRLLALAAAGIVAFSSSATFAQGGNFTKLPASVNSPTESEVLPVISADGKWLYFARPRVGIDGNTVIDIWCSRHDSTDRFATATIQGGKLASRYGIAVTSVAPDDNTLFLIGKLREAQRAEDRVMVTHRTKDGWAVPQPIHINDLNARGNVIDFAFGPDQQTLILSMQHDSSMGGQDLFVCFLDEKSNTWSTPLWLGAEINSRSNEITPYLAADGKTLYFSSDRSGGIGELDVWRAERLDDGWRHWSAPEHLDNTINRPGRTSYYSEDAAGKYAYYVWRRSQDDQTDIFRSPAPARIVPVVLISGRVHDETGATLEATIRYERLSDGKTLGLAHSDPATGAFQITVPAGEVYSLYAEQHGYIPTSESFDTKAVKAYSTITKDLTLVKIKENAVVRLNNIFFETDKATLLPESFAELHRLADVMKGDQSIRVAIEGYTDSTGSAEHNKKLSEARAEAVVDYLISQTVASNRLEAHGYGSERPLESNATEEGRATNRRVEFRIVGN
- a CDS encoding T9SS type A sorting domain-containing protein — its product is MSIISTRRILALCVAVVTVVASVGFAQSEQSSSKQTNPRATKKIVHKHRTHRTSKHVAKRSKHTKRDTAETELRLHYPAPSSGGEEPNGDWYRKRAYPNEFIDPDAYPNALREAAALPQYRPAGIHTQSAMQWQPIGPFKIGGRVTSIATHPTDPNTFYVGGAAGGLWKTTDHGVSWRSLTDTFSAISVGCITIDPHDANTIYLGMGECNSSADSYPGNGLWRSTDAGETWTNLGLTKTQYISKVIVDPSDRNIVWVCIPGPGNTADSNRGVWKTTDFGATWVQSLLVRTAKNKLAPSVPVIDMAMNPSDRNDIVAATWQKVTSASNAVNVPNTGLWRTRDGGMTWNRIDTISGSGYINGITFKHASRSSLLWTTNSKGVPTLYALTSKVDKDPLTGYVLADNFNVLLRTTNPESGWQVVLDSSFRIPFLGNNIDSVDIFNRQGGYNNLLVANPHIPDDIYLGGIDILRSSDGGNTWKDISNAYPHYFANDRSQHSDMHALAFTAAINGTDILNGQDGGVFNTTDFGQNWTQLKGLPITMFYHLEPWYGGMDHIADPFPVDSLKFFGGTQDNGTVSHGFSANADWDWINRGDGGMAQSDPNNPAHIVTSLQLGKIFFRTTLDSLRPNLFSDAGNLDPNAKKWFDLSAIAKRRGITDSSESCTFIPPVLLDKQNGRDVYTGKVYVYKSTLDFTTPDSGTVITRWSPQLAGSPGNPKTWYTGSIETMALGPRDSHGRPMIWAAGILGGARAVWRTTLNESLPQDSMPRWIRADSAGLANLSPNWLEADRSDSLTAFISFSGSASGHLYKTIDGGKHWTNISGNLPNTSLNAFVIDSLAEQGDPLKKNQCMFAATDVGVFVTTDGGKTWSSIGTGMPHLVVGSLAMYRNWLVAGTHGRSAWALDVSSINAEQRSVRTETGSVASVSVTAFPNPVRDHCSVRLNGTTGPVRLTLYDLSGRAVLGTTTSSGSTELALPATLSTGTYMLTVTTSHGETAETKIEIAR